A genome region from Dickeya chrysanthemi NCPPB 402 includes the following:
- the fis gene encoding DNA-binding transcriptional regulator Fis: protein MFEQRVNSDVLTVSTVNSQAQVTQKPLRDSVKQALKNYFAQLNGQDVNDLYELVLAEVEQPLLDMVMQYTRGNQTRAALMMGINRGTLRKKLKKYGMN from the coding sequence ATGTTCGAACAACGCGTGAATTCTGACGTACTGACCGTTTCCACTGTAAACTCTCAGGCTCAGGTAACCCAAAAACCCCTGCGCGACTCGGTTAAACAGGCACTGAAGAACTATTTCGCTCAACTGAATGGTCAGGACGTGAATGACTTGTATGAGCTGGTACTGGCTGAAGTAGAGCAGCCGCTGTTGGACATGGTGATGCAGTACACCCGCGGCAACCAGACCCGCGCTGCCCTGATGATGGGCATCAACCGCGGCACGCTGCGTAAGAAACTGAAAAAATACGGCATGAATTAA
- the prmA gene encoding 50S ribosomal protein L11 methyltransferase — MPWIQLKINTSGAHAEQLGDALSESGAVSVTFQDTHDTPVFEPLPGETRLWGDTDVIGLYDAETDMAEVVAILEQEPLLGAGFQHKIEQLEDKDWEREWMENFHPMQFGKRLWICPSWRDVPDPNAVNVMLDPGLAFGTGTHPTTSLCLQWLDGLDLDGKTVIDFGCGSGILAIAALKLGAARAIGIDIDPQAIQASRDNAQRNGVSERLDLYLPKDQPNDLSADVVVANILAGPLRELAPLISVLPKTGGHLGLSGILASQAQSVAQAYAERFQLDPVAEKEEWCRITGIRKPA; from the coding sequence ATGCCGTGGATTCAACTGAAAATCAATACGTCCGGCGCACATGCGGAGCAACTGGGCGATGCGCTGTCTGAAAGCGGCGCCGTCTCGGTCACGTTTCAGGACACGCATGACACGCCGGTGTTCGAACCCCTGCCGGGCGAAACCCGCCTGTGGGGCGATACCGATGTCATCGGCCTGTACGACGCCGAAACCGATATGGCCGAGGTCGTTGCCATACTGGAGCAGGAACCGCTGCTCGGCGCCGGTTTCCAACACAAAATCGAGCAGTTGGAAGACAAAGACTGGGAGCGGGAATGGATGGAAAACTTCCATCCGATGCAGTTCGGCAAGCGGCTGTGGATTTGCCCAAGCTGGCGTGACGTACCGGACCCGAACGCGGTCAACGTGATGCTGGACCCCGGCCTGGCATTCGGCACCGGCACCCACCCCACCACCTCGCTGTGCCTGCAATGGCTCGACGGGTTGGATCTGGACGGCAAAACCGTCATCGATTTCGGCTGCGGCTCCGGCATTCTGGCGATCGCCGCCCTGAAACTCGGCGCCGCCCGCGCCATCGGTATCGATATCGATCCGCAAGCGATCCAGGCCAGTCGCGATAATGCCCAGCGTAACGGCGTGTCTGAACGTCTGGATCTGTATCTGCCGAAGGATCAGCCAAACGATCTGTCTGCCGATGTGGTAGTAGCCAATATTCTGGCCGGCCCGCTGCGCGAGCTGGCGCCGCTGATCAGCGTGCTGCCGAAAACCGGCGGCCATCTCGGCCTGTCCGGCATTCTGGCTTCACAGGCGCAGAGTGTAGCGCAAGCCTATGCAGAGCGATTCCAGCTCGACCCGGTGGCGGAAAAAGAAGAGTGGTGCCGTATTACCGGTATCCGTAAACCAGCGTGA
- the panF gene encoding sodium/pantothenate symporter, translating into MQSDVILPLIAYLLLVFGLSVYAWRRRQQGNFLTEYFIGNRSMGGFVLAMTLIGTYVSASSFIGGPGAAYKYGLGWVLLSMIQVPTMLLSLSILGKKFAILARRYNAITLNDMLYARYGSRLLVWFASLSLLVAFIGAMAVQFIGGARLLETVAHVPYNVGLLIFGITILLYTAFGGFRASVLNDALQGIVMLIGTVLLLAGVIYAAGGLSSAVDKLAQINPALVDPHGSNQILSAPFMASFWVLVCFGVIGLPNTAVRCISYRDSKALHRGILIGTIVISVLMLGMHLAGALGRAILPNLTIPDQVLPELMLTVLPPLAAGIFLAAPTAAIMSNINAHLLQASATIVKDLYLSVYPQKISDERYIRHLSSFTTLMLGLLVLLASWRPPEMIIWLNLLAFGGLEAVFLWPLVLGLYWERANAAGALSSMFSGAVSYTLLASFNLQLAGFHPIVPSLLLSLVAFILGNRVGRQPAPAVTASSSL; encoded by the coding sequence ATGCAGAGTGATGTCATCCTGCCGCTGATTGCTTATCTGTTACTGGTGTTTGGTCTGTCGGTCTATGCCTGGCGGCGTCGCCAACAAGGTAATTTTCTCACCGAGTACTTTATCGGCAATCGCTCGATGGGCGGCTTTGTGCTGGCTATGACGTTAATCGGCACGTATGTCAGCGCCAGCTCGTTTATAGGCGGCCCCGGCGCTGCCTATAAATACGGGCTGGGCTGGGTACTGTTGTCGATGATTCAGGTGCCGACGATGCTGTTGTCGCTCAGCATCCTCGGTAAGAAATTCGCGATTCTGGCGCGCCGTTACAACGCTATTACCCTCAATGACATGTTGTACGCCCGCTACGGCAGCCGTTTGCTGGTGTGGTTTGCCAGCCTGAGCTTGCTGGTGGCGTTTATCGGCGCAATGGCGGTGCAGTTCATCGGCGGAGCCCGGTTGCTGGAAACCGTGGCGCATGTGCCTTATAACGTCGGACTGCTGATTTTCGGTATTACCATCTTGCTCTATACCGCATTCGGCGGCTTTCGCGCCAGCGTACTGAACGATGCGCTGCAAGGCATCGTGATGCTGATCGGCACCGTGCTGCTGCTGGCAGGCGTTATCTACGCAGCAGGCGGGCTATCGTCCGCCGTCGACAAACTGGCGCAGATCAACCCGGCGCTGGTCGATCCGCACGGCAGCAATCAGATCCTGTCCGCACCGTTCATGGCCTCATTCTGGGTACTGGTGTGTTTCGGTGTGATCGGCCTGCCCAATACCGCCGTGCGCTGCATTTCCTACCGTGACAGCAAAGCGCTGCACCGCGGCATCTTGATCGGGACGATTGTCATCAGCGTGCTGATGCTGGGTATGCATCTGGCCGGGGCGCTAGGGCGCGCCATTCTGCCTAACCTGACCATTCCGGACCAGGTGTTGCCGGAACTGATGCTCACCGTGCTGCCGCCACTGGCCGCCGGGATCTTCCTGGCCGCACCGACTGCCGCCATCATGTCGAACATTAACGCCCATTTACTTCAGGCTTCCGCCACGATCGTGAAAGATCTTTACCTGAGCGTCTATCCTCAGAAAATAAGCGATGAGCGCTATATCCGGCATTTATCCAGTTTTACCACCCTGATGCTCGGCCTGCTGGTGCTGCTGGCGTCATGGCGGCCGCCGGAAATGATTATCTGGCTGAATCTGCTGGCGTTCGGCGGGCTGGAAGCGGTGTTCCTGTGGCCATTGGTACTCGGCCTCTATTGGGAACGCGCCAACGCCGCCGGCGCGCTGAGTTCGATGTTCAGCGGCGCCGTCAGCTATACACTGCTCGCCAGCTTCAATCTCCAACTGGCCGGCTTTCATCCGATTGTGCCATCGCTGCTGTTAAGCCTGGTGGCGTTTATTCTGGGTAATCGCGTTGGGCGTCAACCCGCGCCTGCGGTTACCGCATCTTCATCACTTTGA
- a CDS encoding cupin domain-containing protein, with protein MKIIRNGSQPSRQGPEAWFTGQVRIDAPFQATEPARVGGATVTFEPGARTAWHTHPLGQTLIVIQGRGWVQEWGKEVNEINPGDIVWIPEGAKHWHGATAETAMTHIAIAESLDGSVVEWLEHVSDEQYSK; from the coding sequence ATGAAGATTATTCGTAATGGTTCGCAGCCTTCCCGGCAGGGCCCGGAAGCGTGGTTTACCGGTCAGGTACGCATTGACGCACCGTTTCAGGCGACGGAGCCTGCCCGTGTAGGCGGCGCGACCGTCACCTTTGAACCCGGTGCGCGTACCGCCTGGCACACCCATCCGCTGGGGCAAACGCTGATTGTTATTCAGGGGCGGGGCTGGGTTCAGGAGTGGGGAAAAGAGGTTAATGAGATCAATCCGGGGGATATCGTCTGGATCCCTGAAGGGGCAAAACATTGGCACGGCGCAACGGCAGAAACTGCGATGACGCATATCGCGATTGCCGAGTCGCTTGACGGCAGCGTCGTCGAATGGCTGGAGCACGTCAGTGATGAGCAATATTCGAAATAA
- the dusB gene encoding tRNA dihydrouridine synthase DusB, which yields MRIGQFQLPNRLIAAPMAGVSDRPFRALCYAMGAGMTVSEMLSSNPEVWRSDKSRLRMVHSDEPGIRAVQIAGGDPDEMAEAARINAENGAQVIDINMGCPAKKVNRKMAGSALLQYPELVKQILTAVVKAVDVPVTLKIRTGWAPEHRNCVEIAQLAEDCGIQALTVHGRTRACLFNGEAEYDSIRTVKQSVSIPIIANGDITDPRKARAVLDYTGADALMIGRAAQGRPWIFREIQHYLDTGELLPPLPLAEVKRLLIGHIRELHDFYGPGKGFRIARKHVSWYLQEHAPNDQFRRTFNAIEDASEQLEALKAYFENLA from the coding sequence ATGCGCATTGGACAATTTCAGCTTCCCAATCGTTTGATTGCCGCCCCGATGGCGGGCGTAAGCGATCGCCCTTTCCGGGCTCTCTGTTACGCGATGGGTGCTGGAATGACGGTTTCCGAGATGCTCTCTTCCAATCCGGAAGTGTGGCGTTCGGACAAGTCGCGCTTGCGCATGGTACATAGCGATGAGCCCGGTATCCGGGCGGTACAGATAGCCGGCGGCGATCCGGATGAGATGGCGGAAGCCGCCAGAATCAACGCGGAAAACGGCGCGCAGGTCATTGACATCAACATGGGATGTCCGGCCAAAAAGGTTAACCGCAAGATGGCCGGTTCGGCGCTGTTGCAGTACCCGGAGTTGGTGAAACAGATCCTGACGGCGGTGGTGAAAGCGGTAGACGTACCGGTGACGCTAAAAATCCGTACCGGCTGGGCGCCGGAGCACCGTAACTGTGTAGAGATTGCCCAATTGGCTGAAGATTGTGGTATTCAGGCGCTGACCGTTCATGGACGCACGCGTGCGTGTCTGTTCAATGGCGAGGCGGAATACGACAGCATTCGGACAGTTAAGCAGAGTGTTTCCATTCCCATCATTGCGAATGGCGACATTACTGACCCGCGCAAAGCCAGAGCGGTTCTTGATTACACCGGGGCTGATGCCTTGATGATAGGACGAGCCGCTCAGGGAAGACCCTGGATCTTTCGGGAAATCCAGCATTATCTGGACACAGGGGAGTTGCTGCCGCCCCTGCCACTGGCAGAGGTCAAGCGCTTGTTGATCGGGCATATACGGGAATTGCACGACTTTTATGGTCCAGGCAAGGGATTTCGTATAGCACGTAAGCACGTGTCCTGGTATCTCCAGGAGCACGCCCCAAACGACCAGTTTAGGCGCACATTCAACGCCATAGAGGACGCCAGCGAACAGCTGGAGGCGTTGAAGGCATATTTTGAAAATCTTGCGTAA
- a CDS encoding YhdT family protein: MDKRFLQAHREARWSLMLTLAYLVAWVLFAYLPDNRPGLTGLPHWFELACLLLPLLFVGLCWLMVRVIFRDISLENHDAE; this comes from the coding sequence ATGGATAAACGCTTTCTACAGGCTCACCGCGAAGCCCGCTGGTCACTGATGTTGACGCTGGCCTATCTGGTGGCCTGGGTGCTCTTTGCCTATCTACCCGACAACCGTCCCGGCCTGACCGGTTTGCCACACTGGTTCGAACTGGCCTGTCTTTTACTGCCGCTGCTGTTCGTCGGCTTGTGCTGGCTGATGGTGCGCGTCATCTTCCGCGATATTTCACTGGAGAATCACGATGCAGAGTGA